ataataatgatgatgataatgataatgataatgatgatgataataataataataataataataataataataataataatatgtgCAAGGAAAAAATTAGCGAATCGCATAACGATCCTAACACTAATAATCAATCAATTAATGAtagaaacaaaaaaaaaaattattttaatagCCAGTTGGATTATTTAAAACGTAAATTTAGTAATTATAGAAAAAACAAGGaggaagaagaaaataacaACTTCACGTCAGAAAAACAATTGTCAGAAAAACAATTGTCCGAAAAACGTAACGCAACATTAATGGATGGAGATAATTCTGGTAATTTGTCTGAATATGAAAAGAAGAATGatggaaaaataaattataatatggaaaaaaaaaatataaatattccAAGAGGAAAGACagaaaaatatgatgaaaacGAAAGTAATAGAAAATGGAATTTGGTATATCCAGatatttcaaataataatgaagatgaaACTCGAGATTTTTATGAAAACGAAAACGATAATTACGAAGATGAACaacaaaaattaattgAACAAATTATAGGaattaataagaaaaaacaCAAACTTAATGAACTGAAAGTAAAACATAAGGATGGTAATATAagagaagaaaaagaacTACAAAATTATGGcgaaaataatgaaaaagatgATTTGCCTgataacaaaaaagaagaaaaatatgaacatgACACACAAGGTCAGAAGAATCAAGTTCtttttgataaaataaaaaatagtGAACAAAAGGGTATGTATCTTGTAGAAATGGAGGATGAACATGAAGAACAAGATGATAAATATGACGAAGATtatgatgaagatgatgatgaatatgatgaagatgatgatgaagatgatgatgaaaatgatgatgaagatgatgatgGTAAATATGACgaagatgatgatgatgaatATGACGAAAATGATGAGTATGATGAGAAATGTGATAAAGAAATTGATGAATGTGATAAAgaagaatattatattgagGATGATTATGTTTGTGATATAGACAATTATGTAGGAAATCATAatggaaataaaaataacaaagATATTGATAATAAGAACGAGaattatcaaaataataatgcGGAACAAGGTCAAAAAGAAGTAATAGATGAAAATGTAACGGATGAACAACAAGATGATGAAGATATGTATAAAGAATGTGAAGAACTCAAAGATGAAGTAGAAGATAAAAAGAAAGGAATATATACTGATGAAAATAAACAGGAAataaatatggaaaaaCAGAAATGTAATGAatcaaaagaaaataaaaaaataactaATGTGTATATAAACCAATGtgatgatgaaaatgataaatataatagaaattctattaatgataatgacgaattaaaatataataactCCTATGAAGATGAAAATTATTCACGTACACAAATAGATGAAGATAACACACAAGATGAtgaagaattatataaagattTATTAGATATGTATGAAGAAGAACAATcatgtaaaaaaaataaggaaaggtcaaatataaaaatggaagaagatgatgaagaaTTAGAAGAGTTAGTAGAAAAAAGATGTTGCatgatatataaagaaaaacctaataaaaacacacattatgaaaataagggaatgaaaataaaatatgaatcaagtgaaaataaaacatCTAATATGAAATTCCCAAGAAATTGTGATGacaaaaaagataataattattttaataatatacgtttaaaaaaagaagatataaCTACTACAACATATAACCATATCGGATACTTGGGAAGTAAGCATTTAAAAAGAGAACAATATGAAGATagttatattatacaaaaagatgataataatgataataataataataataataccTATGGAGATATAAAAGgtaaaaatacatttataaaagaGACAGTTAATGAAAATCCACAATTACTACACGATTGTTGTGATTTAGAAgataacataaaatataaaatgcTCAATCAAAAGAGTAAAGATCGaattgtaaaaataaaaagaaaaataaagaaatgtATAAAACTCACCAAAGGAGAATTAAAACTCTTGTCCAAAGTATTACATCATAAATTCTTACTTAATGAAATTAGTGCTATAGGTAATTATGAACAAAAAACTCAAAACAATTTGGAAATATTAGAATTAGAAGAATTTAAATTAAGAAAGGATTTCCTAAATATGTATTGTGATTGTCTATCTATTGAAATAACAAATCATGAAAAGGAATTCTTAAAAGAGTTTCAATTATTTATGCCAGACGTAAATATTATGGCagacaaaaatattttatatgtactTAGGCATTCaaagaatgaaaaaaattgtgtgtttaaatatttcttgGATGTAAAAGAGACAAGTCATAAAAATGGTAATATCGATCATCTATGAATTCTTATATTACCATAAtggaagaaaaaaaaatattatatatatatatatatatatatataatattaagaaacctatatatttatatatgtatatttttttttgtatatatttatattataacttttattaaatacaaaaatgaggaaatatttgaaatattaaCTTATCATAAATgtataacaatatattgTATCTTCGATAagttcatattttatatatgttcttATGTTCAATATAGTAAATTTTGAACAGGCATAACTTTTATTTCTAAATAGATAGCtatataatgtatttatcatacatatatgtatatatgttatatacatatatatagatatatatcattgttttattttttggtCCATCTTATATTGAACTTgcattttttatatatttaaattaaatgagaaactaataaaaatctatatatatatattaatcCCTTTAATATGGTAAAAAAAAGGTTTATCAAACACactttctttttcttattttaattcattttttttaatgttgTGCACATACtgtgtatataaatatttttatgtaaaatattaaaaaaaaaaaaaaaaagataagaatataaattaaatatatataaatttatatatatatatatatatatatatttatttatttatatatatttttttgttctatATATAGAATGTTTCATAATTCATTAAAAGATTGTTTTGGGtaaatatttatctatgaatataaaaaacgCGACCTACACcttttctatttttaaCTTTTTCATCAACTACTATACAAAGAAcaataaaaagaaagaagATAAATAGAGTATATACGTAaaataactttttttttaatttagtcacgtaaaaaaaatttcgACTGTACAACATAATGTACATTTAgaagtatatataaataaatatacattttaatttttgttgtattatattataattatcaaaGTAACTCTAAGGAAAATTATACTTCacacaaaaataaataaatttatcataattattattttctacaagtaataaaagtatatttattaaatgatatacttatttatataaaaattgcactgtatttttttcctatGGTTTATGAATTtgtataaattaataagaataattatataaatataatatatatatatatatatatttatataattaaaaatatttttattattatatatatccttaatattttataaaaataatacaaaaaaaatagaaaaaataaaaaaatattaaatttttataatatatatatattattatatatatgtataatgtATTAAAGTGAAATGgtttaatataaatataaaagtacagtatttcttctttatataatatgttagttttcatatgtataggtaaacttatatatttattattatattaataaaaaaatatattattttattcaaattatatattgttatcCAGTTCTtgagaaaaatatattatattaattatattatatatatatatataatatatctatatttaaaacatctcaaatttatatatgtaaaatatttgtaaaaaGATTTTTTGCATTTTCGTCATGAACATTATTATGTAAaggggaaaaaaaaaaaaaaaaaaaaaaaaaaaaaaatatattaaattaaataggattgataatattaaataactatatatttgtttaattaatataattatgatgatattataattcccaaaaaaatgcatatattttttataagataaatttatattgatttctgtatatataatacaaatatataatatatatatatatatatatataacaaaaaaattatatactttttttttatctttttaaattctaatgaaagaaatattttatttagCATGATTTTTCTGCGAAATggctttttttttcttttttctgTTTTAACTTCttgttatattaatttgtttACGCAATGCTTAGGTGAAGAGTTtgagaaaataaaatatccGCAGGATgtaacaaaaataaaatattacgATAACTCACATAAAATAGATagtaaatatttatataaacatgTCGCGAAGGGTATGTTACAAGATTTAATTGTGACAGTTCAAATTGATAAAGATAGAGAAGTTGACaagatattatttttaccaaaaaaaaaaacatatatgaaaataattgGTGACTGGTCAGATTATCCaaaagagaaaaataatgaaatatgtTTAGCGTTTgtattacaaaaatatttcaaaaaagaaaaagaaaaaaaatgtacaaAAGATTTTTTCACGTCtggaaatatatataatgtatgttataatgataacaattattcaataaaaaatttatatttatatatagaaatatcacaaaaatatttagaGAAATTGTTTTCTTCATATAGTATACCAGTTATTGTTAATacagaaaataatataatatattttgcaaatgataaaatgaaatcaaaagaagaaaaacCAATTTTAGATTTACATATTTGTTATAAATCAAATTATGAAACACCAACATATTTAGgaaaattaatatttaattcatatccaataaatattaataggAATAAAGATCAATTcgatattatatatacgaaatcatttttaacaaataattgggattataatttatcaaTAAAAGGAAATTATATTACTTCATATAATCGTGTTGTATTTGTTAGGATACCAAGAGATTCACCTCctaataaaatgaaatgtCCGCCTTTCTGGGATTATTCAGTATTAGGATCTGGACCcttacataaaataaaaaaaaaaaataaagataatattatacaaaatatggtacaatattcattttcaaataaaaatatacaaaattattatatcccttttttaaaaaaagatgaatTACAAACTAATGAAagttatattatatgtttatattcAGATGAAAATGATTTTGAAGGTATGCAAATTATTAATGCAcacttttatattaatacaacagattctattattttaatattcttAATTATCTTTATCGTAGTTTTTCTTCCTCTTATCTTTTCattaacatatttatgCGTACTTTtcaaaatgaatattttaaaagtaaaaatgCAAAAATTACAGCTTCTTAATAGAAAAGATGAAATAGAAGATAGATTAAAAAACGAATTAAATCTGGATCAATATGAATCAATTTGAAATTAAATCgagtatataaataaattaatagacagaaaattatattaagcatttttttttgtacatattatataatgtgatatatataatatgtcctttatacataaatatgtatatatatatatatatatatatatatatatatatatatatatatatatatatatatatatatatatatatacaNTTTACAtggaaataaaaagaaaaaaaaaaaaaaaaaaaaaaaaaaccttCATATAAAATGGATACACCATAAGATGTATGCACTTatctattatatttaattgaaaactcaaataataatttaagaaataaaacaatatatatatatatatatatatatatatatatatatatatatttgtaaaatcgttattctattttaatttattttattctattttattttgacAAACATATTTGCTTACAATTCTACATATATAGAATCGGTTGTATCCAAATAATCAGATAATGATATATCTTGTAtagatttattattaaatttttcatattgaacatttattatttcacCTATAATTGAAGAATTAGGATATCccatatttttcaaatcAGACAATATTTGAGTAGCTTTTTCCTTCTGAACTATAGCCATTAATCCTCCACTTGTTTGAGGGTCAAAAAGAATTCCATATTTGCTATATAATTGTGCTTCATCTagatttattatattattacataaataatgattttttttatacatagatgaatatatattattttcaataCATTCTTGTACCCCTTCTgctataataatattattaagtTTAATTTTTGCACCCAACATATTGAgcttattattattttgatcacacatatttaaaatttttttttttttttgttttatttgtttatcTTGATTTTTACTATAATCATCTTTTGTAGTTTGATCCAAATTATCATTGTGtttataatttgtttttttatgttgtaaataaatttcttttcttgAACATTTCAACATTTCATTTAAATGTCCTAATATACCAAACCCTGTAACATCTGTACATGCCTTGGCATTAttttgaagaaaatataaaccACTTTTTCTATTAGATATTAACATTTCATCAAGGCAACTATATATCCACCTAGCTTTTgctttttttataatatgcGCTGCCATAATAAATCCGAAACCAAACATTTTTGTTGTAATAATGACATCtccattttttatatctcCATTACCTTTGGGTAAGAAAAGGTAATTTTCCTTTAACATTTGGTGTTTTTCAAAATATGAATTAgtttctttatttattttatgttcatcttcttcaaattcaatattatttatattatgtatattatttatattattctgATTAATTAATTGTTCTACATGTGaattatcttcattttcaCTTTTATCTTGTTCAaatttcataatatttttattaccatttttttgttggatttttttttcttttcttttttttatctttcCAGTAACAGCCAAACCCACGTAGTTTTCATTACCTGCACAAGTGTGTCCTCCACTTAACACACATCTTTCTTCCTTTAATTTTTGACAACATCCGGTTAGAACATTTTCTAACCTTTGTTGTAATTTTCTTTCAATATTATCCTTCACTATAAGAACACATAATGCACATATCCCTGTGCCCCCCatactatatatatcaGACAATGAATGAATAGCTATTATTGATcctaatatatattcatcatcaataaatgatttaaaaaaatcgATTGTCTGAACAAGAGCAGGACTTTGTTCAGTGTTTTTGGATTTACTATGAACAAATATACAACAATCATCACTTCCTTCAACTCCTAAATAAACATTTGgagaattaaaaatatctAATGATTTTAAAGAATTAGATAATACATTAGATGGAACTTTTGAACCACATCCTCCACATGTATTTctattaattattttgtcgatactttcttttatatatgattgTACTTTTTTGTTATCTGATGTATGAAGGATAGTTTCTTTTCcaaaattattacattCTACAATAACAAATGGATCATCTGTTCCTTTGatataatcatttttattattatcttcatttaattcgatactattattattattattattatgttgtACGAGTTTATACGAagttttctttttaattatcAATCTGTTTTCGTactcttttttatattcgTCATACATATATGCAGGTAATAATTCTGTGTTCTGATTAGTgttgtttatatttttgatattACAGTTAGTTTTCATTTTACTATTATTAGTTGTATTAAGAATATGTTCTTCTTGTTTGGTATggaagaatatattttcaaaatgggttatataatataaaaattggttatatatatacataattaaatttatgAACAAATCAATAGAAGAAgatttgttttttttttctatagttattatttttttttttttttcatttaaataattatctataagatattttttattgatTAAAAAGGGTTTCACTTTATTTTGTGTAAGAgtatgtttatatatataaattaaattaaatttaattattttaacgattttgttataaatatttattaataattcatatatatgattaattGAAAAATGTTCAATAGTTATATGTTTTTGTTTccaattatatatatagatatgATCTTTTACATGAtcaatattaatatattcttttttatgtatattattataaatattaatgtaGACATTTTGACATATGGTATAAGTATCATAATTTGTTATTTGatttagaaaatataatgattcatctttataatattgacaaaaattattaatatttttattattatcaatatCATAACCagatttataaatatatgatggatattttaaattagttatatttatacattcatcaaaaaaaatggtacttaatttattattcatatctatatattctataatatgtttatcttctcttttttttacttGTTTTATTTCACGAACCTGAACAAAATAGGAACAAAACTTTGAACActtcatattattattaatataaacgttactattattataaatattatttttaatattattattattattattattattattacttattgtattatttatattttcctttttattacatttttcttcatttattattatgtgtacatatattatcttaacagatatagatattttatgtaaattttcaaaaatttcatagtataaattttttccaaaattataattattttcatcacataatattaagagctggaatatattatcactAGTATCATTTGTTTGCTTTGTTTCATCCTTTTCTTCAATACTAgataaatgaaaattataattttcattctttacaatttctttaattaaaggatttttattcttcaaaacatttaatattttgaCTTTTTCCTGAACTATTTTAAAATCGTAATATGgcatattattatttaatagaatatcaaaaaaattataaatgtctataatattttccacatatttatcattatatgaacaaaaattataaaatttttgtaaaggtatatttttagaaaaaaatgttttccatttcatatattcctttttatctgttattttattattttgtgattttattaaagataaatatattatatgtgtataataaaaaaataaattcttatccttatatgtatatatattcatatgacttaaatcattattattcattaaataagaactcttataatcaaaatcacataataaataatcataacATAAATGATTTCTATCAGAActaaattttataattttcttatCCGAATCAATGCTTTCAACTTCTTcgttaataaaaagaatgtTCCTCTCtttacaatatttatatatatcaatatacGTATCCTTACATATTTCAATACATTGTACA
Above is a genomic segment from Plasmodium reichenowi strain SY57 chromosome 9, whole genome shotgun sequence containing:
- a CDS encoding selenide water dikinase, putative, giving the protein MRICKRIDPVIDIVIVGFGMSSKCFVDIFLSKNELKGVNITIISKNTFVFLDRYVQCIEICKDTYIDIYKYCKERNILFINEEVESIDSDKKIIKFSSDRNHLCYDYLLCDFDYKSSYLMNNNDLSHMNIYTYKDKNLFFYYTHIIYLSLIKSQNNKITDKKEYMKWKTFFSKNIPLQKFYNFCSYNDKYVENIIDIYNFFDILLNNNMPYYDFKIVQEKVKILNVLKNKNPLIKEIVKNENYNFHLSSIEEKDETKQTNDTSDNIFQLLILCDENNYNFGKNLYYEIFENLHKISISVKIIYVHIIINEEKCNKKENINNTISNNNNNNNNNIKNNIYNNSNVYINNNMKCSKFCSYFVQVREIKQVKKREDKHIIEYIDMNNKLSTIFFDECINITNLKYPSYIYKSGYDIDNNKNINNFCQYYKDESLYFLNQITNYDTYTICQNVYINIYNNIHKKEYINIDHVKDHIYIYNWKQKHITIEHFSINHIYELLINIYNKIVKIIKFNLIYIYKHTLTQNKVKPFLINKKYLIDNYLNEKKKKIITIEKKNKSSSIDLFINLIMYIYNQFLYYITHFENIFFHTKQEEHILNTTNNSKMKTNCNIKNINNTNQNTELLPAYMYDEYKKEYENRLIIKKKTSYKLVQHNNNNNNSIELNEDNNKNDYIKGTDDPFVIVECNNFGKETILHTSDNKKVQSYIKESIDKIINRNTCGGCGSKVPSNVLSNSLKSLDIFNSPNVYLGVEGSDDCCIFVHSKSKNTEQSPALVQTIDFFKSFIDDEYILGSIIAIHSLSDIYSMGGTGICALCVLIVKDNIERKLQQRLENVLTGCCQKLKEERCVLSGGHTCAGNENYVGLAVTGKIKKRKEKKIQQKNGNKNIMKFEQDKSENEDNSHVEQLINQNNINNIHNINNIEFEEDEHKINKETNSYFEKHQMLKENYLFLPKGNGDIKNGDVIITTKMFGFGFIMAAHIIKKAKARWIYSCLDEMLISNRKSGLYFLQNNAKACTDVTGFGILGHLNEMLKCSRKEIYLQHKKTNYKHNDNLDQTTKDDYSKNQDKQIKQKKKKILNMCDQNNNKLNMLGAKIKLNNIIIAEGVQECIENNIYSSMYKKNHYLCNNIINLDEAQLYSKYGILFDPQTSGGLMAIVQKEKATQILSDLKNMGYPNSSIIGEIINVQYEKFNNKSIQDISLSDYLDTTDSIYVEL
- a CDS encoding hypothetical protein (conserved Plasmodium protein, unknown function), with the translated sequence MIFLRNGFFFLFSVLTSCYINLFTQCLGEEFEKIKYPQDVTKIKYYDNSHKIDSKYLYKHVAKGMLQDLIVTVQIDKDREVDKILFLPKKKTYMKIIGDWSDYPKEKNNEICLAFVLQKYFKKEKEKKCTKDFFTSGNIYNVCYNDNNYSIKNLYLYIEISQKYLEKLFSSYSIPVIVNTENNIIYFANDKMKSKEEKPILDLHICYKSNYETPTYLGKLIFNSYPININRNKDQFDIIYTKSFLTNNWDYNLSIKGNYITSYNRVVFVRIPRDSPPNKMKCPPFWDYSVLGSGPLHKIKKKNKDNIIQNMVQYSFSNKNIQNYYIPFLKKDELQTNESYIICLYSDENDFEGMQIINAHFYINTTDSIILIFLIIFIVVFLPLIFSLTYLCVLFKMNILKVKMQKLQLLNRKDEIEDRLKNELNLDQYESI